The window ACGGAACCGCGCGCGGGCCTGGGGCGTGTGGGCCGCGACCGTGGGCGGGTCGGCCCTGGTCGCGGTGCCGTACGCGGGGCTGGGGCTGCCCGACATCCTGTGGGCGGGCGCCGCGGGCGGCGCCACCGCGATGGCCCTGCTGCGGCGGCGCGACCACCGGGAGCTAGCCGCGGCGCCGGTGCCCGAGCCGGAAGTGCGGCGAGCCTTGACGATCGGGCAGCGGCTGGCGCCGCTGCTCGGGCCCCGGTTCGGTGCACTGATCGACCATCCGCACCGGGTGGTGCTTCCGGCTGGTTCGCCGGGGGCCGAGGCCGCGCAGCGGCTCAACAACGCCGCGCGGGTGCTGCCGCAGATGCTCGACCGGTTGGGGCCCTACCGCGGGCAGCTACCGGCCGAGGCGGAGTCAGCCCACGTCGCGTTGCGCGATCTCGGCAACCGGCTCGCGCTGGTGGAGCGCACGCTCGCGTCCGCGGCTCCGGAGGCGCGTCCGGCTCTGCTCGCGGCGCGCGACGACCTCGTGGCCCGGTTCGTCGAGGGTGTAGACGCCTACGAGGCGCTCACGACGGCGGCGGCCGAGTGCGTCGCGGCAGTGTCGCGAGGCGGCGAGGACAGCGTGTCGGTGCGGCTCACCGAGGCCGCCGATCGCCTCGCCGGCATGTCCTACGGCCTCAACACCGTTCATGAGACTACGCGCCAGTACGACGTCAACTGACCGGTTGACATTTCGGGCACCAGAAGACTGTTCGTTGGGCGTCGGTGCCTTCGGCGCCGGAGCCGAGCGGCGCGGCGGTGACACGGCTGCCACAGCGGAGGCAGGGCCGCCCGCGCCGCCCGTAGACGTAACGCTCCTGGCCGCGGACCAGCGAACCGGTCGTGGACTGCTCCACGCGGGCGCGGTTCGCGTAGAGCAACCGCTGGGCGGTCGTGACCAGCGCCGGCAGGTCGGCGACCTCGCCGGTCGCGGTCGTCGGATGGACACCCCGGAGGAACAACACCTCCGCGCGGTACAGGTTGCCGATCCCGGCCAAGTTCCGCTGGTCGAGCAGCGCCAGGCCGATCGGGCGCTCCGGCGTCGCGCGCAGCCGTCGCACCGCTTCGTCCGGATCCCAGTCCGGGCCGAGCAAATCGGGCCCCAGGTGGCCGACCAGCGACGACTCGTCATCGGTCGACACCACCGCGAGGTCGTGCAGCCGGGAGCCGACGGCCACGATCTCCTCGGTGGTGAGCACCACCCTGACCTGGTGCCCGGGTGACCGCCAGCGCTCCCCGGGCCGGTACAGCCACCAGTTGCCGTCCATCTTCAGGTGACTGTGCAGCGTGATCCCGTCGGAGAGCCGGATCAGCAGGTGTTTCCCGCGGGCCAGGGCCTCGGTGACGGTGCGGCCGGACAGATCGACCAGCGCCAGCCGCGGGTGGCGGAGATCGGACGAGACGATCCGGCGACCGGCGAGGGCCTGGTGCAGCCGGGCGGCGGTCCGCCACACCACGTCTCCCTCGGGCATGCCCTCATCCTTCCAGC is drawn from Cryptosporangium aurantiacum and contains these coding sequences:
- the pspM gene encoding phage shock envelope stress response protein PspM gives rise to the protein MFSFNGPDARARHLRDLRKARNRARAWGVWAATVGGSALVAVPYAGLGLPDILWAGAAGGATAMALLRRRDHRELAAAPVPEPEVRRALTIGQRLAPLLGPRFGALIDHPHRVVLPAGSPGAEAAQRLNNAARVLPQMLDRLGPYRGQLPAEAESAHVALRDLGNRLALVERTLASAAPEARPALLAARDDLVARFVEGVDAYEALTTAAAECVAAVSRGGEDSVSVRLTEAADRLAGMSYGLNTVHETTRQYDVN
- a CDS encoding Fpg/Nei family DNA glycosylase, which gives rise to MPEGDVVWRTAARLHQALAGRRIVSSDLRHPRLALVDLSGRTVTEALARGKHLLIRLSDGITLHSHLKMDGNWWLYRPGERWRSPGHQVRVVLTTEEIVAVGSRLHDLAVVSTDDESSLVGHLGPDLLGPDWDPDEAVRRLRATPERPIGLALLDQRNLAGIGNLYRAEVLFLRGVHPTTATGEVADLPALVTTAQRLLYANRARVEQSTTGSLVRGQERYVYGRRGRPCLRCGSRVTAAPLGSGAEGTDAQRTVFWCPKCQPVS